GTGCCTGAGCAAAACAAGTTTAGATAATCGCCCCTAGAGAGAAATAGGGAGGAGAAGCTTGTAACTGTTTTCTTGATCCTTGATCATGTTGGAAGGGTTTTGATACAAAGATGTAGGTATCTTGGCGAACATTCAGAAATTTATACGAAAGCTTTGGTTTTTTCAGGTTATGTGTTAGTATGGATTTTTTCTAACCAAAAGTTGATGGAGAACACATGATTTGCATTAGAGAAATGTCAATTACATGGAAAGAAAATAATTGATTGAATGTTAAGGCTACATTTCAAAATTCAGCGTTAAATTCAGTTTTAATGTTATACTTTTTCACTATATGGAAAATATATGTGcttatgaaataatttattgtttGGAAATTTTGTGTATTGGTAATCTCTAATGTTTATTAATGAAGTTTGTTTGTTTGCcgtaattttttgtaaaatatcaatgatattttgttactgtataatattttttaaagttttttatattttgcatTGTTTATACAACTATCTCtaaatttaaatgttatatGAAAGTTAAGTAATGTTtgtgttgcacaaaaaaaaggaatgtatagtgtttgatattttaatttataattttatagggATTGTCGCTTGTTAAGAATGAAATGCCACGTTGCCACATAGTTgcaaacaaagaacaaaaaactGTGGTTGACCTTAGCCAGCAAATAGAACATTATCCAGAAATCTAACATTTCCACCAATCCTTCACTTCCTTGGCGATCCAAACAAACACAAGAAAATGCAAGAAAATCTCCATCTCTGAGTACACTCTTTCTCTAGAAAATGGAGACCATTCTCTCTCCTCGTTGTCTATCTCCTCCTCTCATTCCAAAACTATCATCTTCTCATCAATCCAAACAtgctacttcttcttctttggctcTCTCGAATCACACCGTCTCGGGCCCGAAACACCTTTCCACTCGGTTTAGTGCTAAACCAGAATCTTGGTTAACAGATGCAAAGCAAGGACTAGCTGCTCTATCTCTTTCTCTGGCTCTTACTTTCTCACCTGTTGGCACTGCCTTAGCCTCTGAGTTCAATATTCTCAACGATGGTCCACCCAAAGAAACTTACGTTGTGGACGACGCTGGTGTTCTTAGTCGAGTTACGAGATCAGATCTGAAGAAACTCTTGTCTGATCTTGAATACAGAAAGAAACTCCGACTCAATTTCATCACTGTCCGGAAGCTCACTGTGAGTttcgttttataatataaaaaattatttgtgtgAACAGAAAGTTGAACCGAAACTGGTTTGCGTAAATTGCAGAGTAAAGCAGATGCGTTTGAGTATGCAGACCAGGTTCTGGAGAAATGGTATCCTTCGATTGAAGAAGGCAACAATAAGGGTATTGTTGTTTTGATTACTAGCCAGAAGGAAGGGGCAATTACTGGTGGTCCTGCCTTCATTGAAGCTGTAGGTGAAAAGATTCTTGATGCTACCGTCTCGGAAAATCTTCCCGGTACGTTTTCATCCCGGTCTGGTATAGAGTATGTCGCACTGTTAGAATTTCAGTATAGGGCTGCTGAGACTAAGGGTCTTTCAATCTTGATCTTGGTTTTGATTGGGTGTAGAAATAATAGTAACTAAAATTTTACCCATTATTTTTAGTCTCGGTCGTTTGTACTGGACGTGATGAGTTTTTTTATATGTGGTACAGTACTAGCCACAGACGAAAAATACAATGAGGCAATATACAGCAGTGCAAAACGGTTGGTTGCAGCAATAGACGGTCTCCCAGACCCCGGTGGTCCAGAAGTGAAGGATAACAAGAGAgaatcaaatttcaaaacgaaagAAGAAACCGAAGAGAAGAGAGGACAGTTCAGTCTTGTCGTTGGAGGTTTGCTTGTAATTGCCTTTGTTGTTCCCATGGCTCAGTACTATGCTTATGTATCCAAGAAGTAGTGTCTTGGCTCACTTTCGTATATACCAAACTTGGCCAGGTCATAATATTGCTACCAACCCGGTTGAAtcatgatttgtttttgttatggTTTATTGGTATATCGGTTTATTTGAGCAATATATTTAAGTACACAATATGACAACATAAACGAAATAATGAATGAAACCAACCAATAGGAACATCATTTCAATTTTATGCTTAGAAGAAATGGCATTCGATTTGACAACGGTGGGTCGGAATACTTCCCGGttaaaatttcatttcaaaCGAAATGGTTTGCGGGCTTCAGTATAATTCATTCCCAATTTACGAACTCAGAACTATGTTGCATGTTTTGGTCGTTACAGCTTTAGTTTGTCCATATGAAATGCGGCTATCGTAATTTTGTGGCGCTCCTCCGACTCTGCAACATACCATTATTAGATTTTCGAAACCTGAAACAGAAGAAACTTGTTGCTAAACCAAAATAACAAACATTTTTCAatgaataacaaatttcaaattcACACTAAAAACGAAATAATTCTTACTGAATAGGAAATATTTAGCAATGAGACTGAATTTGATAGAGAAGATATCAATGTAATTACATTTAAATTAAGCAAATGAGCTTGAAATTTGTTGAAATACTTCTCTACAGTCTTAATAAAGGATCATTCAGCCTATTATCttgtatggtatcagagctatctTAAACCTAAACGCGCCATCAAActcttttcaaaattttcttcgATTCATCATGTTAGGCGACTCAAAATCACCGGCTCTTAGCAATGAAATAGCATACCACGGAGTTTCTGAAACCAGTAGCAAGAAGAAACAGTTGTAGTTGAGCATACAAGTTTCAGGACGTACAGAGCTTTACGCATcttgcatatttttttttgaatgaatgttaaattataTTCATAAAAGAAAACCTGTTTACAACTAGCGGACCTTTATGTAAAACCTATTTCTTCCCCCCTTTACAAATCCAGATTATAACCCCAAGCAAAGTTTTTTCCTATTTACAATCTAGCACCAAACCAATACTGCAAAATCCCTTGCATTCCTTTGCCACCTTTAATTCTCATCAGACTTAGCTTATTACGAACTCCTTTCTCAACCAACTTCTGTAGAGCTGACAATGGCAATGGCTTATCATCATGT
The Brassica napus cultivar Da-Ae chromosome A1, Da-Ae, whole genome shotgun sequence DNA segment above includes these coding regions:
- the LOC106396419 gene encoding UPF0603 protein At1g54780, chloroplastic translates to METILSPRCLSPPLIPKLSSSHQSKHATSSSLALSNHTVSGPKHLSTRFSAKPESWLTDAKQGLAALSLSLALTFSPVGTALASEFNILNDGPPKETYVVDDAGVLSRVTRSDLKKLLSDLEYRKKLRLNFITVRKLTSKADAFEYADQVLEKWYPSIEEGNNKGIVVLITSQKEGAITGGPAFIEAVGEKILDATVSENLPVLATDEKYNEAIYSSAKRLVAAIDGLPDPGGPEVKDNKRESNFKTKEETEEKRGQFSLVVGGLLVIAFVVPMAQYYAYVSKK